GAAAGGATTAACTCTCCAAGTGTTAACATCGGGCCTAAACGAGTAACCATCCTTCACACCTTCGTCATCATCAACGTTGTAAATCAACGCAGCTTCCTTTAATTTTCCATCCACGCCATCGGATGAAGGATCGAATCTCGAGCCGTTTCCTTGTGATCTACTAAACCCTGTGTAGTCGCGCTTATCCTTCTCAGCCTTGCCAAGATGCTGGAAGAAGCTATTGGTTTTTTCGTCTTTGCCGCCGAACATCCAATCGTCTGATGACTCGAAAAGAGATCGATGATTGGAATCGGCGGTTAGAATAACAGAAAACGAGACAGTATTGTAGAAATGTACGATGGGTTACCTTGATTAGCGTTGGTGGAGAGGCTTCTACATACGAAAGGACGACATGTTTGAAAGGAAGCTACGTCGCTAAGGGATCGAATCGCGGAATGCGCgagtttcatcttcttcttcttcttgt
The nucleotide sequence above comes from Brassica napus cultivar Da-Ae chromosome A9, Da-Ae, whole genome shotgun sequence. Encoded proteins:
- the LOC125578627 gene encoding uncharacterized protein LOC125578627, whose product is MKLAHSAIRSLSDVASFQTCRPFVCRSLSTNANQDDWMFGGKDEKTNSFFQHLGKAEKDKRDYTGFSRSQGNGSRFDPSSDGVDGKLKEAALIYNVDDDEGVKDGYSFRPDVNTWRVNPFPRDINYRRQMQKPRQNTKAEITTEEVLKKADFRNVRFLAQFITEAGILVKRKQTGISAKAQRKIAREIKTARAFGLMPFTTMGTKAFTFGKTMENRDQDFEYEVVDDDDEYDDNTPE